ACACCAACGTCTGGTACCTGGTCAGCGTGGCTGACCTCGTCTTACGCAGCGTCGAGTTCGGCTTGTTCGATCTGGCCTGGACCGAGGAGGTTCTGCCCGGGCCGCTGACCGACACTGTTGACCTGGAACTGCGACAACAGCGGTTTTGTCGTGCACTAGTGGGGATCACATGCAGTTCGCGAAGTCCTCGCGGCGGACTTCGCGGGAGGTACCCGCTCGTCACGAGTACCGGCCGGCGTACGAGGAGGCGAGGCATCATGGCCAGGAGAACTAGGTCCGGAGCCGAGATCACGGACGCCCTGGCCGAGTCCCAGGCGGACGAAGCCGAACGCGGATACCAGCTGCGCGGCCCCGGTCGCCCGTCGCTGAGCGGGGGGGAGACCTCGCCGCAGGTCACATTCCGGCTGCCAAGGGAGCTGAGGGAGCAGGCGTCACGGCGAGCGGAGGCTGAGGGCACGAGCATCTCAGCTCTGGCGCGCGAGGCCTTGGAACGTTTCCTGGCGTCGTGAAGTGAGGGACCGCCGCCGTGCGTGCCGGTTTCCGCAATGCCGCGAAACGTGTCCGCGATCCGCTCTCCCCCTCGACGACATCCCGGATTCGGCGGGACAACACGTCCAAGGTGGCTCGTTGAGGTCTCAGTAGCGTTCGATGCGGTCCCGTCGTGGCTCGCGCTCGGTGGCGGGGGCGGTCACCTCGTACTGCAGGTCGCGCAGTTCTGCGGCGGCGGCACGAGGGTTGTCCCGGACCGAGGTGCGCAGCTGACGCTCACGCCACTCCGCGCGTCCGGCCCTGATGGCATCCTCCCAGCGGGGTGCGGTGTCGATTCCGAATTCGCGGACTGTCATCTCCAAGAAATCCTCCAGGCAGGGTCGCCACCGTTCCCCGCCAGTGGGCAGGTGGATGGACGACAGCGCCCATCGCGTCAGGGTGTTGCGGTGGTGTTCATGCGCC
The Candidatus Nanopelagicales bacterium DNA segment above includes these coding regions:
- a CDS encoding Arc family DNA-binding protein, producing the protein MRVFVDTNVWYLVSVADLVLRSVEFGLFDLAWTEEVLPGPLTDTVDLELRQQRFCRALVGITCSSRSPRGGLRGRYPLVTSTGRRTRRRGIMARRTRSGAEITDALAESQADEAERGYQLRGPGRPSLSGGETSPQVTFRLPRELREQASRRAEAEGTSISALAREALERFLAS